tttttattaaaaatttaaattttcattaaaattatttattagtaaaaattatttaattagaataaaaaaaaaattttttaattatagtcATTATTAGTATCTGAAGATAAgtcaaaattaaataattattaaagaaaaacaaataaatttaaattataattattagcATTCTtgaaaataagtaaaaattaaataatatttaaaaaaaatcctttttgtttttctttaaatttcggatttaatttgtttattgCTTAAAAGTTTATTCGATTTGAcaacaaaaattttacaaaaatatttctactttaatttttttttttttttttaaattaatgaaaataaattttgcAAAAGTAACCtcaaaaaagaataaattatcatgaattttttttcttataaaacTTGCAAATACATAGCCAACTCGACATTTTCTATATGAACATCTAACTATTATTCTACAAAGAgttaataatttcttttgttAACCAGagttataatatttttattaaatctattacttttatatttatataaaacatttattatatattatataatcatTTTGCATAAATgcttacatattttttaataattaaaacatataattaatttaaatataaattcataGTAGAAGAAATAATCATAGCAACTAAAATTAGTGAATCTTCTTTAAATATCCTTTACTAATTTGTTTGTCCAATACAATACAAAGGTTACTTAACGCATAATTAATTAATGAAAGAGAAAAAACTTGCATTTATGGAGAATAATTTGTAGAGGATATagattattatataaatatatataatcaaaatttttatttataaagataTAGTTTATAATGGAAATAAGcagaattttttattaaattagaaaaaggtcttttataataatagtgtattaagaatattaaaaatatttaagtaaaatatattcatttaaaaaattatatactatttaagaaataaactatttattttgtattattaaatCTAATTTATATAAGTGTTCGAtacaaaaattttcttataataattaatattgaTAAATATTGTTCTATATatctggttaataaaagatattattaaccttttatattacattaaattagtttactagtcgtgtatgtacaaattagccatgcactgacgctagttaaaaaaaaaaaaaatataaagttatttttttttgttttttttattttttttatttatacatctctgtaattaaaaaaaaaaataattttttttgttttcatcGGTTGACGTTTGttaaaattagaaaagagaattcattttttgttACATGAAAAACTTAATGATaaagtataatgtttatgttatattcaatttatatttttgaaataacattgaataaattagagttttgactttgttaattgttatgaattatatgtatgtttttaattaaaagaataaactgattctttgtaaataaaaactattttataacaatttaaattgtctattaaaagatacagtaaaatttaatattcaaattaaatattatgcatcataaaaaacaattatatatataataaaaataagtatgtatatatttaaaaatgtatatttatttatacatgctctttattaatttttttttttaatactctagcaaagtaaTCAAGcagccaattaataaatcaaatataaagtttaagatacttttaatataatattgtatatttcctttttttaaaatacaataattttaattagaaaaattacttattatttgtttttacgttttttttttatttcctcgTGAAGTAAAAAGattgaaaatattataaaagataaattacATAGTATAAAAATACTACTTTTAAGTTCTGGAATATAGTGTTTTGTAATTATTGGAGATAATACAAATGAAGATAATGACATAAGAAAAgctaaaattaatgaaattgTTTTAAAATCATTTACACATTTGTCTGATATtctttcattaaattttaccTTCTCATTTTCCTCTTTTGTctctatttcattttcttgtTCTGCATCTagatttttttctatttcactTTGCTCATTATTTGGTTCTAAATTTATTGTCATCGTATCTTGTTGTTCATAGCATTGTAGtccttttttttgttttattgtATCGTAACTTTCTGATAATGATCTTTTAGCTCctaaatttaatatactttttaagttattttcGTAATTCCACGTTCCACAAGTGTTCCactaaaatatgaaaaaaatattcagtatataaaaaaaagggtttattcatattattataattttgattaaaaaaaatattaggaagaagaaaaaataaatactaaGTGTTATTATTATCCTACATTATTAGAACACTGTAATATCCAAATTAAAAGagaaagtataaaaaattttataacaaaatataatgaatattttttctcttttttataatatatttttacagtTGATATATCTGTAGTTATAAAAATTCTAGATGTAAGAGGGTAGTACCTGGGGTATGCATCAACATTCTTGATAGAATTACTTTTcttgttcattttttttatttttataaatatatttatttttaagtaaaattaatattaattat
Above is a window of Plasmodium relictum strain SGS1 genome assembly, contig: PRELSG_00_v1_354, whole genome shotgun sequence DNA encoding:
- a CDS encoding fam-h protein — protein: MNKKSNSIKNVDAYPRYYPLTSRIFITTDISTVKIYYKKEKKYSLYFVIKFFILSLLIWILQCSNNWNTCGTWNYENNLKSILNLGAKRSLSESYDTIKQKKGLQCYEQQDTMTINLEPNNEQSEIEKNLDAEQENEIETKEENEKVKFNERISDKCVNDFKTISLILAFLMSLSSFVLSPIITKHYIPELKSSIFILCNLSFIIFSIFLLHEEIKKKRKNK